A window of the Diabrotica undecimpunctata isolate CICGRU chromosome 1, icDiaUnde3, whole genome shotgun sequence genome harbors these coding sequences:
- the LOC140437455 gene encoding uncharacterized protein, whose product MQLREHLTQVHNTPFSEEILHFNNVEDFEMWLNEISKTKNQEYAKRTTDKISEEIVVTYYNCNRSGVSQVKLSSNKRKRKMKVQGSCKQGIACTSTIQLRKYLKTGQCDVKYVPEHYGHVTELQHLRISQSNKLEIAEKLAMAVPASKILESVRENIEPSLLKRKDLLTRKDIHNIKCTYNIDINSGVRHSIDSVSVGCWVEEFQKKGSNTVFYKSQGAEHDYLNKHDLCLIFMNSTQEYMLKTYGNGGVICVDSTHGLNSYDFELTTILVVDEWGEGFPTACLFTNRKDSEIFKFFFDKIKEKVGIISARTFMTDITNVFYNAWSASMGAVTYQIFCSWHVERAWTSNLNKISDKEKREKVHLALKVIQTELNEINFLKEIQNFVDMLQNDPDLIMFGKYFVDNYINRCEQWAYVYRKTAGVNTNMHLEAMHKCIKYFQLDGKVVKRLDKGVHAVNLYIRDKIIDRMIKQIKGKDTSHLRIIEKRHEMALKSSFQVSNNYENVWHVINNGQQYIVSKKPTQILSCCELKCVKCNICIHTYQCTCIDYFIKGIMCKHIHYIAVPQNKGENNTKVNVIHCIPSISSSTISETESQPGTSSIVRAHKGPDKRDLLKQCGQELTELDLTHVDDSIVEHALKVHRNSINLLKSNLHHDVQSAAVINNKEPANKKIRKQQSFYSTKKKRMLKKPNMLGNSELSSMKSVLLSEKYILTNPSDEHNYVKTMI is encoded by the exons ATGCAATTAAGGGAGCATTTAACTCAAGTTCATAATACTCCTTTTTCTGAAGAAATTTTACATTTCAATAATGTAGAGG ATTTTGAAATGTGGTTAAATgaaatatctaaaacaaaaaatcagGAGTATGCTAAACGGACTACGGACAAAATAAGTGAGGAAATTGTTGTAACATATTATAACTGCAACAGAAGTG gTGTTAGTCAAGTAAAATTGTCCTCTAATAAacgaaaaagaaaaatgaaagttCAAGGATCTTGCAAGCAAGGGATTGCTTGTACTAGTACAATTCAACTaagaaaatatcttaaaacaGGTCAGTGTGATGTCAAATATGTACCTGAACATTATGGTCATGTAACCGAACTCCAGCATTTAAGGATTTCACAATCCAATAAATTGGAGATTGCCGAAAAATTAGCTATGGCAGTTCCTGCATCAAA aaTTCTGGAGTCTGTCAGGGAAAATATAGAACCATCACTGTTAAAAAGAAAGGATTTGCTGACAAGAAAAGATATTCATAATATAAAATGTACATATAATATCGATATTAACAGTGGAGTTAGACATTCCATTGATAGTGTGAGTGTTGGTTGTTGGGTCGAAGAATTTCAGAAAAAAGGATCTAATACTGTGTTTTATAAAAGTCAGGGAGCTGAACATGATTACTTAAATAAACATGATCTATGTTTAATTTTCATGAATTCAACTCAAGAATATATGTTAAAAACTTATGGTAATGGGGGTGTTATATGTGTTGATAGTACACATGGGCTTAACAGCTACGACTTCGAACTTACCACAATATTAGTAGTTGATGAATGGGGTGAAGGTTTTCCTACAGCCTGTTTATTTACAAACAGAAAAGAttctgaaatttttaaattcttttttgataaaattaaagaaaaggtTGGAATTATCTCAGCTAGAACTTTCATGACGGATATAACAAATGTTTTTTATAATGCATGGTCTGCAAGTATGGGTGCTGTAACTTATCAGATATTTTGTTCCTGGCACGTTGAAAGAGCCTGGACatctaatttaaataaaatttctgaCAAAGAAAAACGAGAGAAGGTACATCTAGCTCTAAAAGTTATTCAAACTGAACTTaatgaaattaattttcttaaagaaaTACAGAATTTTGTAGATATGTTACAGAACGATCCAGATTTAATTatgtttggaaaatattttgtcgaTAATTATATAAATAGATGTGAACAGTGGGCATATGTGTATCGTAAAACAGCAGGTGTCAACACAAACATGCATTTAGAGGCTATGCATAAGTGCATAAAATATTTTCAGCTAGATGGGAAAGTTGTTAAAAGGCTGGATAAGGGAGTGCATGCCGTTAATCTCTATATTAGAGACAAAATTATTGACCGCATGATCAAGcaaataaaaggaaaagacacAAGTCATTTAAGAATTATTGAAAAGAGGCATGAAATGGCATTGAAAAGTTCTTTCCAAGTTAGTAATAATTATGAAAATGTTTGGCATGTAATAAATAATGGGCAGCAATATATTGTTTCTAAAAAACCAACACAAATTTTATCATGTTGTGAATTAAAGTGTGTTAAATGCAACATTTGTATTCACACATATCAATGTACTTGCATTGATTATTTTATAAAGGGAATCATGTGCAAACATATTCATTATATTGCTGTACCACAAAATAAAGGGGAAAATAATACTAAAGTAAATGTAATTCACTGTATTCCGAGTATCAGCAGCAGTACCATCAGCGAAACTGAATCACAACCAGGTACAAGTAGTATTGTTAGGGCTCACAAAGGACCAGATAAACGGGACTTACTTAAACAATGTGGCCAAGAGCTTACTGAACTTGATCTAACTCATGTTGATGATAGTATAGTAGAGCATGCTTTAAAAGTACACAGGAACagcataaatttattaaaaagtaatttaCACCATGACGTTCAATCTGCTGCAGTTATAAATAATAAAGAACCAGCAAATAAGAAAATACGGAAGCAACAAAGCTTTTATTCTACTAAGAAAAAAAGAATGCTAAAAAAACCCAATATGCTAGGAAACAGTGAGTTGTCCTCAATGAAATCCGTTTTATTGtcagaaaaatacattttaacaaaCCCTTCTGATGAACataattatgtaaaaactatgatataa
- the LOC140443517 gene encoding uncharacterized protein, whose protein sequence is MEFKVERVVEMKEELVEYNQKYIESQLSTSIDLEDFKNESEDNSEMGLKARIKEFAEGSQGYMASQLSTYPNFEDLINESDEDNSGFSQNTMEIMKTELACTTEQQISANTEETTLANSICKCKICFKQFKHADSLKRHIKTHSGERPVRTYKCKICFKQFSLKGTLNRHLKVHTGEKPYKCEICFKQCSRAYDLKIHLRVHTGEKPYKCEICFKQFIQAYDLKKHLVVHTEEKRYKCEICFKQFIQACDLKKHLRVHTGEKPYKCEICFKLFNKMGNLKTHLRLHTGETPYKCEICFKQFKYNSSLVEHTKVHTGEKPYKCEICFKQFSQKDKLKIHLRVHTGEKPYKCEICFKPFRHKSSLDEHSKVHIGDSPYKCEICFKQFRRKSPLDTHSKVHTGERP, encoded by the exons ATGGAATTTAAAGTTGAAAGGGTGGTTGAAATGAAGGAAGAGCTTGTTGAATATAACCAAAAATATATAGAGAGTCAGTTGTCCACATCAATAGATCTGGAAGACTTCAAAAATGAATCAGAAGATAACTCAG AAATGGGACTAAAAGCTAGAATTAAAGAGTTTGCTGAAGGTAGTCAAGGATATATGGCGAGCCAACTATCTACATACCCAAATTTTGAAGACTTGATTAATGAATCAGATGAAGATAACTCAG gtttttcTCAGAACACAATGGAAATTATGAAAACTGAACTTGCATGCACTACAGAACAACAAATAAGTGCAAATACTGAAGAAACAACATTAGCAAATtctatttgtaaatgtaaaatttgttttaagcaatttaagcACGCAGATTCTTTAAAACGACATATAAAAACGCACTCTGGAGAGCGACCAGTGCGAACTTACAAGtgcaaaatttgttttaagcagttttctctgAAAGGTACTTTGAATAGACATTTGAaggtgcacactggagaaaaaccctacaagtgtgaaatttgttttaagcagtgcTCTCGAGCATATGATTTGAAAattcatttgagagtgcacactggagaaaagccttacaagtgcgaaatttgttttaagcaatttattcaAGCATatgatttgaaaaaacatttggtagtgcacactgaagaaaaacgctacaagtgtgaaatttgttttaagcaatttattcaAGCATgtgatttaaaaaaacatttgagagtgcacactggagaaaaaccttacaagtgtgaaatttgttttaagttgtttaataaaatgggtaatttgaaaacacatttgagactgcacactggggaaacgccttacaagtgtgagatttgttttaaacaattcaaATATAATAGTTCTTTGGTTGAACATAcgaaagttcacactggagaaaagccttacaagtgtgaaatttgttttaagcagttttcccAGAAAGATAAGTTAAAGATCCATTTAAGAGttcatactggggaaaaaccgtacaagtgtgaaatttgttttaagccgtTCAGACATAAAAGTTCTTTGGATGAACATTCTAAAGTTCACATTGGAGATAgtccttacaagtgtgaaatttgttttaagcagtttagacGTAAAAGTCCTTTGGATACACATTCtaaagttcacactggagaaaggCCTTAA
- the LOC140443524 gene encoding uncharacterized protein, with translation MLAMEFKVEIKEEFVDYNERYIGSQLSSTDIGELNLKNEPEDNSGIELKPKIKEEFVEGGQKYIESQLFTSLDHIDLKNEPGEDNLGLSYEQKSRMESIKTLSEDSCSEENQISSHSGETMLNNSCTNKNYLNTYSNVQTGEALHKCEICFKQFSRKNHLESHLRTHTGEKPYECEICFKQFTEAGGLKKHLRMHTGESPYKCKICFKQFSCSYTLERHLRLHTGEKPYKCEICIKEFSDAGNLKKHLRMHTGEKPYMCEICSNQFTQASHLRHHIRSHTGEKPYKCDICFKQFASKRFLNRHIKVHTGEKPYKCEICLKRFTQAGHLKCHIRSHTGEKPFKCEICFKLYTESSNLRRHLRVHTEEKPYTCKICFKQFSRESYLKSHSGVHTGEKPYKCEICFKHYTEAFNLKKHLTVHTGEKSSNCEICFKQFTRASDLKRHFRVHTGEKPYKCEICCQMFSQKYNLSIHMQLHV, from the exons atgctaGCTATGGAGTTTAAAGTTGAGATTAAGGAAGAGTTTGTTGATTATAATGAAAGATATATAGGAAGTCAGTTATCCTCAACAGATATTGGAGAATTGAACTTGAAGAATGAACCAGAAGATAACTCAG GAATCGAACTAAAACCCAAAATTAAGGAAGAGTTTGTTGAAGGTGGCCAAAAATATATTGAAAGTCAGCTATTTACATCGCTGGATCATATAGACTTGAAAAATGAACCAGGTGAAGATAACTTAG gattgTCTTATGAGCAGAAGAGCAGAATGGAAAGCATTAAAACTTTATCTGAAGATTCATGCAGTGAAGAAAATCAAATAAGTTCACACTCTGGAGAAACAATGTTAAACAATTCTTGTactaacaaaaattatttaaatacttattCAAATGTTCAGACTGGAGAAGCACttcacaaatgtgaaatttgttttaagcaattttctcGGAAAAATCATTTGGAGAGCCATTTGCGAactcatactggagaaaaaccttatgagtgtgaaatatgttttaagcagtttactgaaGCAGGGGGTTTGAAAAAGCACTTGagaatgcacactggagaaagcccctacaagtgtaaaatttgttttaagcagttctcTTGTTCTTATACATTGGAAAGACATTTGAGActccacactggagaaaagccttacaagtgtgaaatttgtatTAAGGAGTTTAGTGATGCAGGaaatttgaaaaagcatttgagaatgcacactggagaaaagccttatatgtgtgaaatttgttctaatcAATTTACTCAAGCAAGTCATTTAAGACATCATATCAGatcacacactggagaaaagccttacaagtgtgatatttgttttaagcagtttgctAGCAAAAGGTTTTTAAATCGACATATcaaagttcacactggagaaaaaccctacaagtgtgaaatttgtttaaaaaggtTCACCCAAGCTGGTCATTTGAAATGCCATATCAGatcgcacactggagaaaagccatTTAAGTGTGAGATTTGTTTTAAGCTCTATACTGAATCttctaatttaagaagacatttgagagtgcatactgAAGAAAAACCATAcacttgtaaaatttgttttaagcagttttctagAGAATCTTATTTGAAAAGTCATTCAGGAGTGCACAcaggagaaaagccttacaagtgtgaaatttgttttaagcattATACTGAAGcttttaatttgaaaaaacatttgacagtgcatactggagaaaaatcttccaattgtgaaatttgttttaagcagtttactcgaGCATctgatttgaaaagacattttagggtgcacactggagaaaaaccttataaatgtgaaatttgttgcCAGATGTTTTCTCAAAAATATAATTTGAGTATACACATGCAATTGCATGTTTGA